From a single Candidatus Eisenbacteria bacterium genomic region:
- a CDS encoding dihydroorotate dehydrogenase, with translation MTPNLEARIGSLVLRNPVLVASGIIGYGTEYARLVDLSTIGGIVTKTVTRHARAGNPPPRVVETPSGMLNSIGIENPGLDGFLEIKVPVLRELPCAVIVSVEGEDVQEFCELVEGVSRADVAHAIEVNISCPNVGPHGLRYSTDADMAREVMTAIRPLTALPLIAKLTPNVTRIAEIAAACESCGADAVSLVNTFVGMAVDSISRKPILGTVVGGLSGPAIKPLALAKVWEVVQAVDIPVIGMGGITYPADAIEFILVGSTAIQVGTALFANPGLPEACVEEIESYLRRSEIASVTDLVGALEVSSEHGVIRAGRPVLKRARRGNAS, from the coding sequence GTGACGCCGAACCTCGAAGCGCGCATCGGCTCCCTCGTGCTCCGAAATCCCGTGCTCGTTGCCTCGGGGATTATCGGATACGGGACCGAATACGCGCGCCTGGTGGACCTGAGCACGATCGGAGGCATCGTCACGAAGACCGTGACCCGACACGCCCGGGCCGGGAATCCTCCTCCCAGGGTCGTGGAGACCCCTTCCGGCATGCTCAATTCGATCGGGATCGAGAACCCCGGCCTCGATGGATTTCTCGAGATCAAAGTTCCCGTCCTGCGCGAACTCCCCTGCGCGGTGATCGTCTCCGTCGAGGGGGAGGACGTGCAGGAATTCTGCGAGCTGGTCGAGGGGGTGAGCCGCGCGGACGTCGCGCACGCGATCGAGGTGAACATCTCCTGCCCCAACGTCGGACCGCACGGGCTTCGCTATTCGACCGACGCCGACATGGCCCGCGAGGTCATGACCGCGATCCGCCCGCTCACCGCGTTGCCGCTCATCGCGAAGCTCACCCCGAATGTGACCCGGATCGCGGAGATCGCGGCCGCATGCGAATCCTGCGGCGCGGACGCCGTATCGCTGGTCAACACGTTCGTGGGAATGGCGGTCGACTCCATCTCGCGCAAGCCGATCCTGGGAACCGTCGTCGGGGGCTTGTCGGGCCCCGCGATCAAGCCGCTCGCGCTCGCGAAGGTCTGGGAAGTGGTCCAGGCGGTGGACATTCCCGTGATCGGGATGGGGGGGATCACATATCCCGCCGACGCGATCGAATTCATCCTCGTAGGCTCCACCGCGATCCAGGTGGGAACGGCCCTCTTCGCGAACCCGGGCCTTCCCGAGGCGTGTGTCGAGGAGATCGAATCCTACTTGCGCCGCTCGGAAATCGCATCGGTGACCGATTTGGTCGGTGCCCTGGAAGTCTCCTCCGAGCACGGCGTGATCCGCGCCGGAAGGCCGGTCCTGAAGCGGGCGCGCCGTGGGAACGCTTCGTGA
- a CDS encoding dihydroorotate dehydrogenase electron transfer subunit, translated as MNLVSCSVVENREVTAGNFLLTLKVPRGFTRPQPGQFVHLRVSLESEPLLRRPYSLEGFVERGKIRAVRIYYSVVGRGSKALASQPKGQKLDLIGPLGVGFSPRPRRTPILVAGGRGVAPLLFLSRKLRERKRPFIFLFGARTNRELYGAREVRGGRLHLATDDGSTGYRGSVLTLLKREWEAGGHTPLTAEIFTCGPHGLLHEVAEFAGGRGVRCEASLEGPMACAVGACRGCPVPLTPGAPGNGARYPAMCLEGPVMDATLVDWERLP; from the coding sequence ATGAACCTCGTATCGTGCTCGGTCGTGGAGAACCGCGAGGTCACCGCGGGAAATTTCCTCCTCACGCTCAAGGTGCCTCGAGGATTCACGCGGCCCCAGCCAGGGCAGTTCGTCCACCTGCGCGTCTCGCTTGAATCCGAGCCCCTGCTCCGTCGGCCCTACAGCTTGGAAGGCTTCGTGGAACGCGGGAAGATCCGCGCGGTCCGCATCTACTATTCGGTCGTGGGACGGGGCTCGAAAGCGCTCGCATCGCAGCCCAAAGGGCAGAAGCTGGACCTCATCGGCCCGCTGGGCGTCGGGTTCTCGCCGCGCCCCCGCCGCACGCCGATTCTCGTCGCGGGCGGGCGCGGCGTGGCGCCGCTCCTGTTCCTCAGCCGGAAGCTTCGGGAAAGGAAGCGCCCCTTCATTTTCCTCTTCGGCGCGCGAACCAACCGGGAGCTGTACGGAGCGCGCGAAGTGCGCGGCGGGAGGCTCCATCTCGCCACCGACGACGGCTCCACGGGATATCGGGGGAGCGTGCTCACCCTTTTGAAGCGCGAATGGGAGGCCGGGGGCCACACGCCCCTCACCGCGGAGATCTTCACGTGCGGTCCGCACGGGCTCCTCCACGAGGTGGCGGAGTTCGCGGGGGGGCGTGGAGTCCGATGCGAGGCCTCGCTCGAGGGGCCGATGGCCTGCGCGGTCGGCGCGTGCCGCGGGTGCCCCGTGCCGCTTACCCCCGGGGCGCCCGGGAACGGCGCCCGCTACCCCGCGATGTGCCTCGAGGGTCCGGTCATGGACGCGACCCTCGTGGACTGGGAGCGGCTCCCGTGA
- a CDS encoding tetratricopeptide repeat protein produces the protein MGGSFLDRCSSPWSVAESPIGPRPPRPAPDSGAVPESDTMGPFMQTPHAKPPGSWILGSILLVAFTGCAYYNTFYLAKRYYREAQKAQERSVNDSPSADAAQKYEATIRQCNKILVDYPKSKWVDDAVYYMGAAMYGRGDYTGAIKKFGELRASLPKSPFVPDSKLMEALSLYRRKDYLEAETMFRETEAQYPSFKRKWELYYYGAECEVALKKYPEALVWYDHAVKSAKKKRERADALRRTGDALFTSKKYESAQIVFEQCLKAEEDGGRRLDLALKRGETLEELRRWGDALAWYESWKPFAVNENRGGELGLRVYGCMALLGRVNEALDGYRNLVAQNPHTPVAYEAQFRLGYLYESQLGDFESAGREYDKLKAEPASSEFQVEAARRSGSLATIKQYRQTLQSDSTQARARAAFLLAELYYFQIQNIDSALIQYAAVERDFPKSSYAPKAAFARLWIHTHDQGDTLSAAALTDSIARRYRKTRYAESALYLWKRWSGKTDERVALLDSMLAHPDTSLARERMEELLPTIRAAAQDSAKTPPSPEARSLTPAEEARRDSLADYTRALYRAQREGKAPPFPPAVSRPADADTSRATSGPLPADTTSTPTIGPSR, from the coding sequence ATGGGTGGGAGCTTCCTGGACAGGTGCTCCTCACCATGGTCGGTGGCCGAGTCACCTATCGGGCCGAGACCGCCCCGGCCGGCGCCCGATAGCGGGGCCGTTCCCGAAAGTGATACGATGGGGCCGTTCATGCAGACCCCGCACGCGAAGCCCCCGGGCTCCTGGATCCTCGGATCGATTCTTCTCGTCGCCTTCACCGGTTGCGCCTACTACAACACGTTTTATCTCGCCAAGCGCTACTACCGCGAAGCCCAAAAGGCGCAGGAGCGGAGTGTGAACGACTCGCCTTCTGCCGACGCGGCGCAGAAATACGAGGCGACCATTCGCCAATGCAACAAGATCCTGGTCGACTATCCCAAGAGCAAGTGGGTGGACGACGCCGTCTACTACATGGGCGCGGCGATGTACGGGAGGGGGGACTACACGGGGGCGATCAAGAAGTTCGGCGAGCTTCGCGCCTCCCTGCCCAAGAGCCCATTCGTGCCCGATTCGAAGCTCATGGAGGCGCTTTCCCTGTACCGTAGGAAAGACTATCTAGAGGCGGAGACCATGTTCCGCGAGACGGAAGCGCAGTACCCCTCGTTCAAGCGGAAGTGGGAGCTCTACTACTACGGCGCGGAATGCGAGGTCGCGCTCAAGAAATACCCGGAAGCCCTTGTCTGGTACGACCACGCGGTCAAGTCCGCGAAGAAGAAGCGCGAGCGCGCCGACGCGTTACGGCGCACGGGGGACGCGCTCTTCACGAGCAAGAAGTACGAAAGCGCCCAAATCGTGTTCGAGCAGTGCCTCAAGGCCGAGGAGGACGGCGGCCGCCGGCTGGATCTCGCCCTGAAGCGCGGGGAGACGCTCGAAGAGTTACGACGCTGGGGCGACGCGCTCGCGTGGTACGAGAGCTGGAAACCTTTTGCCGTGAACGAGAATCGCGGCGGAGAGCTTGGGCTCCGGGTGTACGGGTGCATGGCGCTTCTCGGGCGGGTGAACGAGGCGCTCGACGGATACCGGAATCTCGTGGCGCAGAATCCGCACACGCCGGTGGCGTACGAAGCCCAGTTCCGGTTGGGATATCTCTATGAGTCGCAGCTCGGCGATTTCGAATCCGCCGGTCGTGAATACGACAAGCTGAAGGCGGAGCCCGCCTCCTCCGAGTTCCAGGTAGAGGCGGCGCGACGATCGGGGAGCCTCGCCACGATCAAGCAGTATCGGCAGACCCTGCAGTCCGACTCGACGCAGGCGCGGGCACGGGCCGCGTTTCTTCTCGCCGAGCTTTACTACTTCCAGATCCAAAACATCGACTCGGCTCTGATCCAGTACGCGGCGGTGGAGCGCGATTTCCCGAAAAGCTCCTATGCCCCGAAGGCGGCCTTCGCCCGGCTCTGGATCCACACGCACGACCAGGGCGACACCCTGTCGGCCGCCGCGCTGACCGACTCGATCGCGAGGCGCTATCGGAAGACCCGGTACGCGGAATCGGCGCTCTATCTCTGGAAACGCTGGAGCGGGAAAACGGACGAAAGGGTGGCGCTCCTGGACTCGATGCTGGCGCATCCCGACACGAGCCTCGCCCGCGAGCGGATGGAGGAGCTGCTCCCGACGATCAGGGCCGCGGCGCAGGACAGCGCGAAGACGCCTCCTTCGCCAGAGGCGCGTTCGCTCACCCCGGCGGAAGAAGCGCGTCGCGATTCGCTCGCCGACTACACACGGGCGCTCTACAGGGCGCAGCGCGAGGGGAAGGCCCCCCCGTTCCCGCCCGCGGTCTCAAGGCCGGCCGACGCGGATACCTCGCGCGCCACATCCGGGCCGCTGCCCGCGGATACGACCTCGACGCCGACCATCGGACCCTCGCGATGA
- a CDS encoding dihydroorotase: protein MASPLCIRGGRVLDPARGIDRVQDLWIANGRIAGLGEDAPADVRSNPEVEVLPVQGAVICPGLVDIHVHLREPGQEEKETIETGTRAAARGGFTAVACMPNTVPPLDDRPRIEYVIRRARESGHARVFPVAAVTRGQMGETLTEIEDLVEAGAVAASDDGKPVRNAEIMRRALELTRRLGVPVIQHAEDPDLKGDGVMHEGWTSTRLGMRGIPDAAESTMVARDALLAELTQGHVHVAHVSAARSAEIIRRAKARGIRMTAETAPHYLLLTDEAVEGYDPRTKMNPPLRSAKDRDALIEAVVDGTIDCLATDHAPHTEIEKDDDFDSAPFGVVGLETALGIYLKALVEPKHLSLPELILRLTVNPCKILGLPGGTLEAGAQADVTVFDPARRWTVRASEFASMGRNTPFDGWELPGQVLLTMVGGRVTYRAETAPAGAR from the coding sequence ATGGCGAGCCCTCTCTGCATCCGCGGCGGTAGAGTCCTCGACCCCGCTCGCGGAATCGATCGCGTCCAGGATCTCTGGATCGCGAACGGCCGCATCGCGGGTCTGGGAGAGGACGCCCCGGCGGATGTGAGGTCGAATCCCGAAGTCGAGGTGCTTCCGGTCCAGGGCGCCGTGATCTGCCCCGGTCTGGTCGACATCCACGTGCACTTGCGCGAGCCGGGCCAGGAAGAGAAGGAAACGATCGAGACCGGAACGCGAGCCGCGGCCCGCGGCGGCTTCACCGCCGTCGCGTGCATGCCCAATACCGTGCCTCCGCTCGATGATCGGCCGCGGATCGAGTACGTGATCCGCCGCGCTCGGGAGTCGGGGCACGCTCGCGTCTTCCCCGTCGCAGCGGTCACGCGCGGCCAGATGGGGGAGACGCTCACCGAGATCGAGGATCTGGTCGAGGCGGGCGCGGTGGCCGCATCCGACGACGGAAAGCCCGTTCGGAACGCCGAGATCATGCGCCGCGCGCTCGAGCTGACCCGCCGCTTGGGCGTTCCCGTGATCCAGCACGCCGAGGACCCGGATCTGAAGGGGGACGGCGTCATGCACGAGGGCTGGACCTCGACGCGCCTCGGCATGAGAGGAATCCCCGACGCGGCGGAGTCCACCATGGTGGCCCGCGACGCCTTGCTTGCCGAGCTGACGCAGGGGCACGTCCACGTGGCTCACGTGAGCGCGGCCCGCTCGGCGGAGATCATCCGCCGCGCCAAGGCACGCGGCATCCGCATGACCGCCGAGACCGCCCCGCACTACCTCCTCCTCACCGACGAGGCGGTCGAGGGATACGATCCCCGCACCAAGATGAACCCGCCGCTTCGGAGCGCCAAGGATCGCGACGCGCTCATCGAAGCGGTCGTGGACGGCACGATCGATTGCCTCGCGACCGACCACGCGCCGCACACGGAAATCGAGAAGGACGATGACTTCGACTCGGCGCCGTTCGGGGTCGTGGGTCTTGAGACCGCGCTCGGGATCTACCTGAAAGCGCTGGTGGAGCCGAAGCATCTCTCGCTGCCCGAGCTGATCCTCCGTCTCACCGTGAACCCATGCAAGATCCTGGGCCTGCCGGGCGGCACCTTGGAAGCGGGGGCGCAGGCGGACGTCACCGTCTTCGACCCGGCGCGCCGCTGGACCGTGCGCGCGTCCGAGTTCGCGTCGATGGGGCGGAACACGCCCTTCGATGGGTGGGAGCTTCCTGGACAGGTGCTCCTCACCATGGTCGGTGGCCGAGTCACCTATCGGGCCGAGACCGCCCCGGCCGGCGCCCGATAG
- a CDS encoding aspartate carbamoyltransferase catalytic subunit: MIGTRKDLLGLEDLSAEELVSILDTARTFREVLDRPIPKVPSLRGLTAANLFFEASTRTRLSFELAEKRLSADTVSFQAAGSSVSKGESLKDTARNIEAMGIHLVVIRHQASGAPHYLARNLDAGVINAGDGTHEHPTQGLLDIFTVRERRGKVAGLRVAIIGDIMHSRVARSNIWGLTKLGASVTIAGPPTMMPAEVERFGVTVARSVEEAIEGADVVNILRIQLERQRGTLYSSLREYARVYGVTSERLQRAKPDVTVMHPGPMNRGVEIAQDVADGKHSVILEQVTNGVAVRMAVLYLLAGHKAPGEPAAETPTTETKQAHGEPSLHPRR, translated from the coding sequence ATGATCGGGACTCGCAAGGATCTGCTCGGTCTCGAGGACCTTTCTGCCGAGGAGCTTGTCTCGATTCTCGACACGGCACGCACCTTCCGCGAAGTCCTCGACCGTCCGATCCCGAAGGTGCCGTCCCTTCGCGGGCTCACGGCGGCCAACCTCTTCTTCGAGGCGAGCACCCGCACGAGGCTCTCGTTCGAGCTTGCGGAGAAGCGGCTGAGCGCCGATACCGTGAGCTTCCAGGCGGCGGGTTCCAGCGTCTCGAAAGGGGAGTCGCTCAAGGACACCGCGCGGAACATCGAAGCGATGGGGATCCACCTGGTCGTGATCCGCCACCAGGCTTCCGGCGCGCCGCACTACCTGGCGCGAAACCTGGATGCCGGCGTGATCAACGCGGGAGATGGGACGCACGAGCACCCCACGCAGGGCCTCCTCGACATCTTTACGGTTCGGGAGCGCCGCGGAAAGGTCGCGGGGCTTAGGGTTGCGATCATCGGGGACATCATGCACAGCCGCGTGGCGCGGTCGAACATCTGGGGGCTCACGAAGCTCGGGGCGAGCGTCACGATCGCCGGGCCTCCGACGATGATGCCCGCCGAGGTGGAGCGTTTTGGAGTGACGGTGGCGCGGAGCGTGGAGGAGGCGATCGAGGGGGCGGACGTCGTGAATATCCTCCGCATCCAGCTCGAGCGGCAGCGGGGCACCCTCTATTCCTCGCTTCGCGAGTACGCGCGCGTCTACGGCGTGACGAGCGAGCGGCTCCAGCGGGCGAAGCCGGACGTCACGGTGATGCACCCCGGACCGATGAACCGCGGGGTCGAGATCGCCCAGGACGTCGCGGACGGGAAGCATTCGGTGATCCTGGAACAGGTGACGAACGGCGTCGCGGTACGCATGGCGGTGCTCTATCTGCTCGCCGGGCACAAGGCCCCGGGCGAGCCGGCCGCCGAGACCCCTACCACGGAGACGAAGCAGGCCCATGGCGAGCCCTCTCTGCATCCGCGGCGGTAG
- the pyrR gene encoding bifunctional pyr operon transcriptional regulator/uracil phosphoribosyltransferase PyrR — translation MERVREKAEIVDGEGLRRAITRIAHEIIERNDGARDLVLVGIRTRGVPLAERLSRKIKEFEGIDPPVGALDITLYRDDLQMIAHQPVVKGTDVPTGINDKIVVLVDDVLYTGRTVRAALDELIDLGRPKTIQLAVMIDRGHREIPIRADFVGKNVPTSRREVIMVHVNEVDGLDGVSIGEILG, via the coding sequence GTGGAACGCGTTCGCGAGAAGGCGGAGATCGTCGACGGCGAGGGGCTCCGCCGCGCGATCACCCGCATCGCCCACGAGATCATCGAGCGAAACGACGGAGCCCGGGACCTCGTTCTCGTCGGGATCCGCACCCGCGGCGTCCCGCTGGCGGAGCGCCTCTCCAGGAAGATCAAGGAGTTCGAGGGCATCGATCCCCCGGTCGGGGCGCTCGACATCACGCTGTACCGCGACGATCTCCAGATGATCGCGCACCAGCCGGTCGTCAAGGGAACCGACGTCCCGACCGGCATCAACGACAAGATCGTCGTCCTCGTGGACGACGTGCTGTACACGGGACGCACGGTGCGCGCGGCTCTCGACGAGCTGATCGATCTGGGAAGGCCCAAGACGATCCAGCTCGCGGTCATGATCGACCGGGGCCACCGCGAGATCCCGATCCGCGCCGACTTCGTCGGGAAGAACGTGCCCACGTCCCGGCGCGAGGTCATCATGGTCCACGTGAACGAAGTCGACGGCCTGGATGGCGTGTCGATCGGGGAGATCCTCGGATGA
- a CDS encoding PAS domain S-box protein — MTHDPLEQRDLDHLLQAIPRILQASSLDGSIGEALELLRRGTGADAAVIFLADGDAPLREHWAPNDPEIKASLRPRLKVEALEAIRRGGPHLTASDCAKPGGHATRTLFLSTESGPLGAAALAWSSAEVARDPKTVPWIVAVVEMVASTAISRSEVSKLRLQAERDKRWFKTLDDHLRVLDRERQKFAAVVNQTDTFVFVTDEARTIRWNNRAMAVLLPPGGEGSSWIDRPCREVCSRLGRGAPGADSCDCPIRHALERNEVTHQELRMTIQGASGVLYLTALPIKGLDGKPHEAMVLVQDLTGLETLRQSEVRYSALFEANAEAILMVDPETHQILLANPATQRMLGHSPQELAKLSLRSLHSPDDWERLRGFYEAAAGHEAPSRIECCVLTREGKERIARVSSTRVEMEGKSVDLVEMVDVTVSRLAERALGESEARQGAMIEAALDAIISMDHAGRILEFNPAAERIFGRKREDVLGRDMVELIIPPSLREAHRRGMARHLATGEASVIGRRIEITGMRADGSEFPVELAIARISSEGPPVFTGFLRDITERKEAEHTLRSVQERLRMVVAGSPIVLFAMDRDGILTLSEGRGLERLGRLEGESIGKSVYDLYGDYPDVIASVERCLAGEEFTSSVDLGDVSFESHYVPVRDSEGRVVGLLGVATDITERKTLEAQLRHAQKLEAVGQLAGGVAHDFNNLLTVIKGHSEVMLTRMAPDDPLRRSAQEIQKAGARGALLTRQLLAFSRRDVVTPEILDVGEVVRGMEPMLHRLIGADVRLLTKTDGRSLCVRADRGQIEQVIANLSVNARDAMPRGGDLIIEAAEFQVSLEDPKQAASLLPGPYVMLAVSDQGTGMGSEVLSHLFEPFFTTKDQGKGAGLGLSVVYGIVRQAGGDVLVESGLGRGSTFRVLLPRSGESGASGARAATAESEPPAKGRGAILLVEDEDAVRALARDMLHFLGYEVLESSNGEEALRIFDEHERAFRAVVTDIVMPGMNGVDLARRLVSMKSDLKVLLVSGYTKDSLAGGEFEEEGFAFLQKPYTLEDVRRVLADLLSGSSLGDSNARRGRRGAAPPRGR; from the coding sequence ATGACCCACGATCCGCTCGAGCAGCGAGACCTGGACCACCTCCTCCAGGCGATCCCGCGCATCCTCCAGGCAAGCTCGCTCGACGGCTCGATCGGGGAGGCTCTTGAGCTGCTTCGCCGCGGGACAGGCGCCGACGCCGCCGTGATCTTCCTCGCCGACGGCGATGCGCCTTTGCGCGAGCACTGGGCGCCCAACGATCCCGAGATCAAAGCCTCCCTGCGCCCGCGCCTCAAGGTCGAAGCGCTCGAAGCAATCCGGCGGGGCGGACCCCATCTGACGGCTTCGGACTGCGCGAAGCCGGGTGGGCACGCGACCAGGACGCTCTTCCTCTCGACCGAGTCGGGGCCGCTCGGCGCGGCGGCGCTCGCCTGGTCCTCCGCCGAGGTTGCGCGCGATCCGAAGACCGTCCCCTGGATCGTCGCCGTGGTCGAAATGGTGGCGTCGACCGCGATCAGCCGAAGCGAGGTCTCGAAGCTCCGCCTCCAAGCGGAGCGGGACAAGCGCTGGTTCAAGACACTCGACGATCATCTCCGCGTCTTGGACCGCGAGCGTCAGAAGTTCGCGGCCGTCGTCAACCAAACCGACACGTTCGTCTTCGTGACCGACGAGGCACGGACCATTCGCTGGAACAACCGGGCGATGGCCGTCCTCCTTCCGCCCGGCGGGGAAGGATCGAGCTGGATCGACAGGCCGTGCCGCGAGGTGTGCTCGCGGCTCGGTCGAGGAGCGCCGGGCGCGGACTCCTGCGACTGCCCGATCCGGCACGCCTTGGAGAGGAACGAGGTGACTCACCAGGAGCTGAGGATGACGATCCAGGGCGCATCCGGCGTCCTGTACCTGACCGCGCTTCCCATCAAGGGGCTCGACGGGAAACCCCACGAGGCCATGGTCCTCGTTCAGGACCTGACCGGCCTGGAGACGTTGCGCCAATCCGAGGTTCGCTACAGCGCCCTCTTCGAGGCGAACGCCGAGGCGATCCTCATGGTCGATCCCGAGACCCACCAAATCCTTCTCGCCAATCCGGCGACGCAGCGCATGCTGGGGCATTCACCGCAAGAGCTGGCGAAGCTCTCGCTCCGATCGTTGCACTCCCCCGATGACTGGGAGCGCCTCCGGGGCTTCTACGAGGCGGCCGCGGGGCACGAGGCGCCCAGTCGGATCGAATGCTGCGTTCTCACGCGGGAAGGCAAGGAGCGGATCGCGCGCGTGTCCTCGACACGCGTCGAGATGGAGGGAAAGAGCGTCGACCTCGTCGAGATGGTCGACGTCACCGTGAGTCGCCTGGCGGAACGGGCGCTCGGGGAGAGCGAAGCCCGGCAGGGCGCCATGATCGAGGCGGCGCTCGATGCGATCATCTCGATGGATCACGCGGGGCGGATCCTCGAGTTCAATCCCGCCGCGGAGCGCATCTTCGGGCGGAAACGGGAGGACGTTCTGGGCCGGGACATGGTGGAGCTCATCATCCCGCCGTCGCTTCGAGAAGCACATCGGCGCGGCATGGCGCGCCACCTGGCCACGGGCGAGGCGAGTGTGATCGGCCGCCGAATCGAGATCACCGGCATGCGCGCCGACGGCTCGGAGTTCCCGGTCGAGCTCGCGATCGCGCGAATTTCCTCGGAAGGCCCCCCCGTGTTCACCGGCTTCCTGCGCGACATCACAGAACGGAAGGAGGCGGAACACACGCTCCGGAGCGTCCAGGAGCGCCTGCGGATGGTCGTCGCGGGTTCCCCCATCGTGCTCTTCGCGATGGACCGCGACGGCATTCTTACCTTGTCCGAGGGCAGGGGGCTCGAGCGGCTCGGGCGGCTGGAGGGAGAGTCGATCGGGAAATCCGTCTACGACCTGTACGGGGACTATCCGGACGTGATCGCAAGCGTCGAGCGCTGCTTGGCCGGCGAGGAGTTCACGTCGAGCGTGGACCTAGGGGACGTCTCCTTCGAGAGCCACTACGTGCCGGTGCGCGACAGCGAGGGCCGGGTCGTCGGCCTGCTGGGCGTCGCGACCGATATCACCGAGCGGAAGACTCTCGAAGCGCAGCTCCGTCACGCGCAGAAGTTGGAGGCGGTCGGGCAGCTCGCCGGGGGGGTGGCGCACGATTTCAACAACCTCCTTACCGTCATCAAGGGTCACAGCGAAGTGATGCTCACGCGGATGGCTCCCGACGATCCGCTGCGTAGGAGTGCCCAGGAGATCCAGAAGGCGGGCGCTCGCGGCGCCCTCCTCACGCGGCAGCTCCTCGCGTTCAGCCGGCGGGACGTGGTGACGCCCGAGATTCTCGACGTGGGAGAGGTGGTGAGGGGCATGGAGCCCATGCTCCACCGGCTGATAGGCGCGGACGTCCGCCTCCTCACCAAGACGGACGGGCGGTCGCTGTGCGTCCGTGCGGACCGGGGCCAGATTGAGCAGGTCATCGCGAACCTGTCGGTGAACGCGCGGGACGCAATGCCTCGGGGGGGCGATCTCATCATCGAGGCGGCCGAGTTCCAGGTCTCTCTCGAGGATCCGAAGCAGGCCGCGAGCCTGCTTCCGGGACCCTACGTCATGCTCGCAGTCTCGGATCAAGGAACCGGCATGGGCTCGGAGGTGCTTTCGCATCTCTTCGAGCCTTTCTTCACCACGAAGGATCAGGGAAAGGGCGCCGGCCTTGGCCTGAGCGTCGTATACGGCATCGTGCGCCAGGCCGGCGGTGACGTTCTCGTCGAGAGCGGGCTCGGCCGGGGCAGCACGTTTCGGGTTCTCCTGCCCCGGAGCGGCGAATCCGGCGCCTCAGGCGCCCGCGCCGCGACGGCCGAATCCGAGCCGCCCGCGAAGGGGCGTGGGGCCATTCTTCTCGTCGAGGACGAGGACGCGGTGCGCGCCCTCGCGCGCGATATGCTCCACTTCCTGGGGTACGAGGTCTTGGAATCGAGCAACGGCGAAGAAGCGCTCCGGATATTCGACGAGCACGAGCGGGCGTTCCGCGCGGTCGTGACCGACATCGTCATGCCGGGCATGAACGGGGTGGATCTGGCGCGGCGCCTCGTAAGCATGAAATCGGACTTGAAGGTGCTTCTGGTCTCCGGATACACAAAGGACTCGCTTGCCGGAGGCGAGTTCGAAGAGGAGGGATTTGCTTTCCTGCAAAAGCCGTACACGCTGGAGGATGTCCGGCGCGTGCTGGCGGACCTCCTGTCGGGCTCCTCGCTCGGCGATTCCAACGCTCGGCGCGGCCGCCGCGGGGCGGCTCCGCCCCGGGGGCGATGA
- a CDS encoding GAF domain-containing protein, whose translation MRVRTAKPAGRTTGVEPWGAERMNNADRVIADLEARHRLGVPFEDLLHAAVRGLHDLDERFHWTGIYELFPDNVLRLGPFVGAPTDHVFIGVGRGVCGTAVAERRNINVPDVRLVSNYLACSTETRSELVILIRSGEKIYAQIDIDSHQVAAFDEGAVMQVQRVADWLASLYHSRERLGRAP comes from the coding sequence ATGCGGGTCCGCACGGCCAAGCCCGCGGGTCGGACCACCGGCGTGGAACCATGGGGCGCAGAGCGAATGAACAACGCAGACCGAGTCATCGCCGATCTCGAAGCGCGCCATCGGTTGGGGGTCCCGTTCGAGGACCTTCTTCACGCGGCCGTCCGCGGCCTGCACGACCTGGACGAACGGTTTCACTGGACCGGCATTTACGAGCTATTCCCTGACAACGTTCTCAGACTCGGACCGTTCGTCGGGGCGCCCACCGATCACGTATTCATCGGCGTGGGACGCGGCGTGTGCGGCACGGCCGTGGCCGAGCGGCGAAACATCAACGTCCCCGACGTGCGCCTCGTGAGCAACTACCTGGCGTGCAGCACGGAGACGAGATCCGAGCTCGTGATCCTCATCCGGAGCGGCGAGAAGATCTACGCCCAGATCGACATCGACAGCCATCAGGTCGCCGCCTTCGATGAGGGTGCCGTGATGCAGGTGCAACGGGTCGCGGACTGGCTCGCCTCGCTCTACCATTCCCGCGAGCGCCTCGGGCGCGCTCCCTAG